The following are from one region of the Paenibacillus sabinae T27 genome:
- a CDS encoding TetR/AcrR family transcriptional regulator, translated as MSMEHQQDKAKNKLLKKLIPFLMKDGFQQMRMDDIAKFMDVSRATMYKNFSSKEEIIEGVVRIFVDYIERLEDRTNEDDDRSFGVWFQQLFEQSVTLVGKISDVFLKDLQMVFPEMYDVLKSALNKKEQQTLKFYQDGKNKGIFNPINEKFILLQDDILLREIMNVKYLLYNQMTIQQVLNDYYHFKKIQLFKPEKMSLVDDSRIHPVIEHIVEKFNRAL; from the coding sequence ATGTCAATGGAGCATCAGCAAGATAAAGCAAAAAACAAGCTGCTGAAAAAACTGATTCCGTTCCTCATGAAGGACGGGTTTCAACAAATGAGGATGGACGATATTGCAAAGTTTATGGATGTTAGCAGGGCAACGATGTACAAGAATTTTTCTTCAAAAGAAGAAATCATCGAGGGCGTCGTTCGCATTTTTGTTGACTATATAGAACGGCTAGAGGATCGTACCAATGAGGATGACGATCGATCGTTCGGGGTTTGGTTTCAGCAATTGTTTGAACAATCGGTAACGTTAGTTGGCAAAATATCTGATGTGTTTCTGAAGGATTTACAAATGGTATTTCCGGAAATGTACGATGTTTTGAAGTCTGCGTTGAATAAAAAGGAACAGCAGACCCTTAAGTTTTATCAAGATGGGAAGAACAAGGGGATTTTTAATCCGATTAACGAGAAGTTCATTTTACTTCAAGACGATATTTTGCTCCGGGAAATCATGAATGTGAAGTATTTGCTTTATAACCAAATGACCATTCAACAAGTCCTCAATGATTATTATCATTTTAAAAAAATTCAATTGTTCAAACCGGAAAAGATGTCCTTAGTGGACGACTCACGGATTCACCCCGTCATTGAACATATTGTCGAGAAATTCAATCGTGCTTTATAA
- a CDS encoding oxidoreductase translates to MSKVWLITGSSRGFGKELVKAVLAGGDQVIATARNSKQLDYLLEEYGDQVRTFSLDVTDAKAALSAVKLAVDSFGRLDVVVNNAGYANSAPIEEMTDEDFRAQIETNLFGVVNVTKAALPVLRKQRSGHFVQFSSVGGRVGGTPGMGAYQTAKYAVEGFSEVLSNEVQPFGVKVTIIEPGAFRTDWQGASMNMAEMSEDYLQTVGQMHQFRLATEGKQPGDPARAAKIIMDIVNLEDPPLRLLLGAGAVEAAEKSSRSRAEEVDTWAEVSRSADFPIETD, encoded by the coding sequence ATGTCTAAGGTTTGGCTTATTACCGGGAGTTCCCGGGGTTTTGGCAAGGAGCTTGTGAAAGCGGTGCTGGCAGGCGGGGATCAAGTTATAGCCACAGCACGCAACTCAAAACAGTTAGACTACCTTTTGGAGGAATACGGGGATCAAGTTCGTACGTTCTCTTTAGATGTTACTGATGCTAAGGCTGCTCTTTCGGCGGTTAAATTGGCCGTTGACTCGTTCGGGAGACTAGATGTGGTTGTGAACAATGCCGGCTACGCGAATAGTGCTCCCATTGAAGAAATGACCGATGAGGATTTTCGTGCACAAATCGAGACTAACTTATTCGGTGTCGTAAATGTGACCAAGGCAGCACTACCTGTGTTGCGCAAGCAACGTTCCGGTCATTTTGTTCAGTTCTCCTCCGTAGGTGGACGAGTTGGTGGTACACCTGGCATGGGGGCTTACCAGACTGCAAAATATGCAGTCGAAGGCTTTTCAGAAGTATTAAGCAATGAAGTCCAGCCCTTCGGTGTCAAGGTCACAATTATTGAGCCGGGGGCATTTCGAACCGACTGGCAAGGGGCATCTATGAACATGGCGGAGATGAGTGAAGATTACCTTCAAACCGTTGGTCAAATGCACCAGTTCCGCCTTGCCACGGAAGGTAAACAACCAGGAGACCCGGCACGGGCAGCCAAGATCATCATGGATATCGTTAACTTGGAAGATCCACCGCTTCGTCTACTTCTCGGTGCCGGGGCTGTTGAAGCTGCAGAGAAATCATCAAGATCGCGTGCAGAAGAAGTGGATACATGGGCTGAAGTAAGTCGTTCTGCTGATTTTCCGATAGAAACAGACTAA
- a CDS encoding SDR family NAD(P)-dependent oxidoreductase: MDMELNLKGKRALITGSSNGLGMAMVKMLGAEGATVIVHGRDEARTRAVAESIKSNGGTATIALGDLTTDEGADAVAAAALADGPVDILVNNAGFYRHFSWMEATADEWADTYNVNVISGVRMIQRLVPKMREQNWGRIITIGGGLALQPMNTHPQYNATLAARHNLAVSLARELKGTRITSNIVSPGAILVDAVKDLVEHIGPSRGWGQTWDEIMPNAVNELIPNDRGRFGYPDEIAAAVAYLCSEYAEYVSGATIRVDGGLIRGAF, from the coding sequence ATGGACATGGAATTGAATTTAAAAGGCAAACGGGCACTTATTACAGGTTCGAGCAATGGTCTTGGAATGGCAATGGTAAAAATGCTGGGAGCTGAAGGAGCAACTGTTATTGTACATGGACGCGATGAAGCGCGCACTCGCGCTGTAGCAGAGTCCATCAAATCCAATGGTGGAACTGCGACGATTGCACTCGGTGATCTAACTACTGATGAAGGAGCAGATGCAGTTGCTGCTGCTGCGTTGGCCGATGGTCCAGTAGACATTCTCGTCAACAACGCTGGCTTCTATCGTCATTTCTCCTGGATGGAAGCTACAGCCGACGAATGGGCTGATACCTATAACGTTAATGTCATTTCTGGTGTGCGTATGATTCAACGCTTGGTTCCAAAAATGCGTGAACAGAACTGGGGTCGTATCATTACGATCGGTGGGGGGCTTGCTCTGCAACCAATGAATACCCACCCTCAATACAACGCAACCCTAGCTGCCCGCCATAATCTTGCTGTATCTTTGGCACGTGAGTTGAAGGGCACGAGAATTACTTCCAACATTGTTTCGCCAGGAGCAATCCTTGTGGATGCGGTTAAGGATTTGGTTGAGCACATTGGACCTTCTCGGGGTTGGGGCCAAACCTGGGATGAGATTATGCCTAATGCGGTTAACGAACTTATTCCTAATGACCGGGGACGCTTCGGCTACCCTGATGAAATTGCAGCGGCTGTAGCCTATCTTTGTAGCGAATATGCAGAATATGTAAGCGGGGCAACCATTCGCGTTGACGGTGGTTTGATTCGAGGAGCATTCTAA
- the sigK gene encoding RNA polymerase sporulation sigma factor SigK, whose product MPGFLSTIALLIKELSLLVSYVRNNAFPQPLTEQEESKYLGMMAEGDAKARNLLIEHNLRLVAHIVKKFDNTGEDMEDLISIGTIGLIKAIESYRPNKGTKLATFAARCIENEILMHLRSLKKTRKDVSLHDPIGTDKEGNEITLIDILGSDTDDVIKEVDLKIEKSKIYRNLDILDDREKEVVVGRFGLDTGGEERTQREIAKELGISRSYVSRIEKRALMKLYHEFYKAKR is encoded by the coding sequence GTGCCCGGATTTCTTAGCACCATTGCACTGTTGATCAAGGAACTGTCGCTTCTGGTATCTTATGTAAGGAACAATGCGTTTCCCCAACCTTTGACTGAGCAGGAAGAAAGCAAATACTTGGGAATGATGGCCGAGGGAGATGCCAAGGCAAGGAATTTGCTGATTGAACATAACTTGAGGCTGGTCGCCCATATAGTAAAAAAATTCGACAATACAGGCGAAGACATGGAGGATCTAATCTCCATTGGGACGATCGGACTGATCAAGGCGATTGAAAGCTATCGCCCGAACAAAGGTACGAAGCTCGCGACCTTTGCCGCCCGCTGTATTGAAAACGAAATTCTGATGCATCTGCGCTCACTCAAAAAAACGCGCAAGGACGTGTCACTGCACGACCCCATCGGTACGGATAAAGAAGGCAACGAAATTACCTTGATTGATATTCTGGGCTCGGATACGGACGATGTCATCAAGGAAGTGGACCTGAAGATCGAGAAGAGCAAGATCTACCGCAATCTCGACATTCTAGACGATCGGGAAAAAGAGGTGGTGGTCGGCCGTTTCGGACTGGACACCGGGGGCGAGGAGCGGACGCAGCGCGAAATCGCCAAGGAGCTGGGCATCAGCCGCAGCTATGTGTCGCGGATTGAGAAAAGGGCGCTTATGAAGCTGTATCATGAGTTTTATAAGGCGAAGCGATAG
- a CDS encoding DNA alkylation repair protein, giving the protein MNVEMVMQELEALGKERTKKIYSSNGAHEPLFGVATGAMKPIFKKTKINQPLAEQLYATGNYDAMYFAGIIADPKAMTEADFDRWMDAAYFYMLSDYVVAVTLAEADIAQEVADKWIASGEELRMSAGWSCYCWLLGNRPDDEFSESKIAGMLEIVKNTIHDSPERTKYAMNNFLYTVAVSYVPLHDKACETARTVGPVEVNKDKAKSKFLHAYENIQKAVDKGQVGFKRKHVRC; this is encoded by the coding sequence ATGAATGTAGAAATGGTCATGCAGGAGCTTGAAGCGCTCGGCAAGGAACGAACCAAGAAAATATACAGCTCGAACGGCGCGCACGAACCGCTTTTTGGCGTGGCTACCGGCGCAATGAAACCTATCTTCAAGAAAACCAAAATAAATCAGCCTCTAGCTGAGCAGCTTTACGCGACGGGGAACTACGACGCCATGTATTTTGCCGGCATTATAGCTGACCCCAAAGCAATGACGGAAGCCGATTTTGACCGCTGGATGGATGCGGCTTATTTTTATATGCTGTCTGATTATGTAGTTGCAGTAACCTTGGCAGAAGCGGATATTGCACAAGAGGTTGCCGATAAATGGATCGCGAGCGGTGAAGAGCTGAGAATGTCAGCGGGCTGGAGCTGTTACTGCTGGCTGCTCGGCAATCGACCGGATGATGAATTTTCCGAAAGCAAAATTGCCGGTATGCTTGAGATCGTGAAAAATACGATTCATGATTCACCAGAACGCACTAAATACGCAATGAACAACTTTTTATACACAGTGGCGGTATCCTATGTGCCTCTTCATGATAAAGCGTGTGAGACCGCAAGGACTGTAGGCCCAGTAGAAGTCAATAAGGATAAGGCAAAAAGCAAATTTCTTCACGCTTACGAAAATATTCAAAAGGCTGTCGACAAAGGGCAGGTTGGTTTTAAACGCAAGCATGTAAGATGTTGA
- a CDS encoding NAD-dependent epimerase/dehydratase family protein, producing the protein MKKAIVTGATGFIGSYLVKELINNGYKVLAIIRPNSNNRYRLENLSDVKILECDLSDLKNAGKNINENYDYFFHLGWEGVYGENQSNYIVQLRNTEYALDAMELANKTNCTRFIGAGSIQEKECLVEMQKSQEVTNQGNAYKTAKLASHFYCKLKANKAKIDFFWPLLTNTYGVGETSSRLINSVIQKLINGEEPTLTKGEHLYNFIYITDAVRAYRIIAERGISYNDYIIGSERVIPLKEYLEELKDVVNPNLTLGFGKHIYNGVYMTKQDLYNKNLYTDTGYKTNVPFKVGVKMTADWQRRELTGSKKISLP; encoded by the coding sequence GTGAAGAAAGCTATTGTTACGGGTGCAACTGGTTTTATAGGGAGTTATCTTGTAAAAGAATTAATAAATAACGGATATAAAGTATTGGCGATTATTAGACCTAATTCAAATAATAGATACAGATTAGAAAATTTAAGTGATGTAAAGATTTTAGAATGTGACTTATCTGATCTGAAAAATGCTGGAAAAAATATTAATGAAAACTATGATTATTTTTTTCATCTGGGTTGGGAAGGAGTCTACGGTGAAAATCAATCTAATTATATTGTGCAACTAAGAAATACTGAGTACGCTCTCGATGCTATGGAATTAGCAAATAAAACAAACTGCACACGTTTCATAGGAGCTGGAAGTATCCAGGAAAAAGAATGTTTAGTTGAAATGCAGAAAAGCCAAGAGGTTACTAATCAGGGAAACGCATATAAAACAGCAAAATTGGCAAGCCATTTTTATTGTAAGTTAAAAGCAAATAAAGCTAAGATAGACTTTTTTTGGCCGCTTCTTACCAATACTTATGGTGTTGGTGAAACCTCAAGTCGATTAATAAACAGTGTCATACAAAAGCTAATCAATGGCGAGGAACCGACCTTAACAAAAGGTGAGCATTTATATAATTTTATCTATATCACTGACGCTGTAAGAGCCTATAGGATTATTGCAGAGAGGGGAATTAGTTATAATGATTATATAATTGGAAGTGAGAGGGTTATACCTTTGAAAGAGTATTTAGAGGAATTAAAAGATGTCGTAAATCCCAATCTCACTCTAGGTTTTGGAAAACATATTTATAATGGAGTTTATATGACTAAGCAAGATCTTTATAATAAAAATTTATATACAGACACTGGGTATAAAACTAATGTGCCATTCAAAGTGGGAGTAAAGATGACCGCTGACTGGCAAAGGAGAGAATTAACTGGCTCAAAAAAGATATCCCTGCCTTAA
- a CDS encoding glycosyltransferase, with amino-acid sequence MIIVQIAPNIIPLPGSGGLERVVYNLSDALVEMGHEVYLYALAGSRSRAVVIPYGHRYETDSIKDFVLDTIPDNADIIHDHTHDLLFGQEDLDIPVVSTIHTEWSLHVPAKHPVYVSRTKLIQSPNRHKGFFVHNGIDLSEYDYSKHKEDYLLFLGRIDPEKGVETAIDVAEMTGIRTIIAGPAWDGDLFNQILPRINNNPNIEYVNEVHGKEKQDLLKHAKWLLFPTACEEQFGLVMIEAMACGTPVAAFPRGAVPEVLSGFPQFLCESTEDMARMVMSDASVHPKKLRQYVARRFTKEKMAERYLKIYEKVIEQGQ; translated from the coding sequence GTGATCATTGTTCAGATCGCTCCGAACATCATTCCTCTTCCCGGCAGCGGAGGTCTCGAAAGGGTCGTTTACAATTTATCGGATGCGCTTGTTGAAATGGGGCATGAGGTCTATCTGTATGCTCTCGCAGGAAGCCGGAGCCGTGCTGTTGTGATTCCGTATGGCCACCGTTATGAAACGGACAGCATCAAGGATTTCGTTCTGGATACGATCCCGGACAATGCGGATATCATACATGACCATACGCATGATCTCCTGTTCGGGCAAGAAGACCTGGACATTCCGGTTGTCTCTACGATTCATACGGAATGGTCGCTTCATGTCCCGGCAAAGCATCCTGTATATGTGAGCCGCACAAAGCTTATACAGTCTCCTAACCGGCATAAAGGATTTTTTGTGCACAATGGAATCGACCTAAGCGAGTATGATTATAGCAAGCACAAAGAAGATTATTTGCTGTTTCTGGGACGGATTGATCCGGAAAAAGGCGTGGAAACGGCGATTGATGTGGCCGAAATGACAGGAATAAGAACGATAATAGCGGGTCCTGCATGGGACGGAGATCTGTTCAATCAGATCCTCCCGCGAATTAATAATAATCCCAATATTGAATATGTAAATGAAGTTCACGGAAAAGAAAAACAGGATTTGCTGAAGCATGCCAAATGGCTCCTGTTTCCGACGGCTTGCGAGGAGCAATTCGGACTGGTGATGATTGAAGCGATGGCGTGCGGAACGCCTGTGGCCGCATTCCCAAGAGGGGCTGTACCGGAAGTATTGTCCGGATTCCCGCAATTTCTGTGCGAAAGCACGGAGGATATGGCGAGGATGGTTATGAGCGATGCATCCGTTCATCCCAAGAAGCTTCGTCAATATGTCGCCAGACGTTTTACGAAAGAAAAGATGGCAGAACGTTACTTGAAAATCTACGAGAAGGTAATTGAGCAGGGGCAATAA
- a CDS encoding PIG-L deacetylase family protein: MMSSHPAADKLMIVAHPDDESIFGGGALLQEPGWKVICLTNGNNKTRSREFRSAMMSVNAECEIWDFPDEHDGEFDEEEVKDALRDHLDSGQFHKVVTHNLHGEYGHSQHRSLSRILHSMKLDHLYVFETEDDPLPFHILQKKLELLQHYKSQMFVIEQLMPYIVNETLIWVDPWES; encoded by the coding sequence ATGATGTCATCCCATCCGGCAGCAGATAAGCTGATGATAGTCGCTCATCCCGATGATGAAAGCATATTTGGAGGCGGAGCCTTACTCCAGGAGCCAGGCTGGAAAGTGATTTGCTTAACCAACGGAAACAACAAGACCCGCTCCCGTGAATTCCGGAGCGCAATGATGTCCGTTAACGCGGAGTGTGAAATATGGGATTTCCCCGATGAACATGATGGGGAGTTTGATGAAGAGGAAGTGAAAGACGCTTTAAGGGACCATCTGGATAGCGGTCAATTCCATAAAGTTGTCACTCATAATCTGCACGGGGAATACGGCCATAGTCAGCACCGGTCGCTATCCCGTATTTTACACAGCATGAAATTGGATCATCTATATGTATTTGAAACCGAGGATGATCCGCTTCCCTTTCATATCTTGCAAAAAAAGCTCGAATTATTGCAGCACTATAAAAGTCAAATGTTTGTAATTGAGCAGCTGATGCCCTATATCGTGAATGAGACTTTAATTTGGGTTGACCCGTGGGAATCTTGA
- a CDS encoding glycosyltransferase, with amino-acid sequence MKKKAEDRSKRRPVKKRAYTQKPIVQYVVNANPPKQVVWFNKDESNYSMQPRYSESDLRILMVLDQFNIGGTETHVLTCVRELLRNGVHVVVAGKRGEMCDAFAALGCPVYEINFVTNEHIINEADEQKIISQLKQIINTEGITAVHIHQLPSGTFAAKAADQLCIPRLWTLHMLLPYTIDEFELIKSSAAVVCVSPSIMKQLPVKDMSVQLIPNGIDTVQFNYRSLIQSDLRDELGIPKGAPVIMYAGRLSWEKADICRDIIEACRQLRAESYPDLNLLVTGEGRHSEGIKSLVDVIHKETKGNFIHLLGNTLNMSSYYSICDVFLGTGRAALEALACCRPVVAVGVKGFVGLVNPGNYRSAWETWFGDHHADEAWSVEKLKTDINRVLDMPVQEKMETGWVNRNLIKEQFNFTRTTDMLMNVYANILKNRYASYEVE; translated from the coding sequence TTGAAAAAAAAAGCAGAAGACCGCAGCAAGAGACGCCCGGTCAAGAAACGCGCTTACACCCAAAAACCGATTGTGCAATATGTCGTGAACGCTAATCCGCCCAAGCAGGTGGTCTGGTTTAATAAAGATGAATCGAATTACAGCATGCAGCCGCGATATTCGGAAAGTGATCTGCGTATTTTAATGGTGCTGGACCAATTCAATATCGGCGGAACCGAAACGCACGTTCTGACATGCGTACGGGAATTGCTCAGAAACGGTGTTCACGTCGTTGTAGCCGGAAAACGCGGAGAGATGTGCGATGCATTTGCCGCATTGGGCTGTCCCGTATATGAGATTAACTTCGTCACGAACGAACATATCATCAATGAAGCCGATGAGCAGAAAATCATCTCCCAGTTAAAACAAATCATTAATACGGAAGGAATTACCGCTGTTCATATTCATCAGCTTCCTTCCGGTACTTTTGCCGCAAAAGCCGCAGATCAATTATGCATCCCCCGTCTATGGACGCTCCACATGCTGCTTCCATATACAATAGATGAATTCGAGCTAATAAAGAGCAGCGCGGCGGTCGTTTGCGTGAGCCCCTCCATTATGAAACAACTTCCGGTCAAAGATATGTCTGTCCAATTAATTCCTAACGGAATTGATACCGTGCAATTCAATTACCGCTCCCTTATTCAAAGTGACCTGCGCGACGAACTGGGAATACCCAAGGGTGCTCCTGTAATTATGTACGCCGGCAGATTGTCTTGGGAAAAAGCGGACATTTGCAGAGACATCATCGAAGCCTGCAGACAGTTAAGGGCCGAAAGCTATCCTGATCTGAACCTCCTTGTTACCGGTGAAGGGCGGCATAGCGAGGGGATTAAATCACTGGTTGATGTGATTCATAAAGAAACGAAGGGCAATTTCATACATTTGCTCGGGAATACGCTCAATATGTCTTCCTATTATTCCATCTGCGATGTCTTTCTCGGTACCGGAAGAGCTGCGCTTGAAGCTCTGGCCTGCTGCCGTCCTGTGGTCGCTGTCGGTGTGAAGGGGTTCGTCGGACTGGTTAATCCGGGAAATTACCGGTCCGCATGGGAGACTTGGTTCGGTGACCATCACGCCGATGAAGCCTGGTCCGTAGAAAAGCTGAAAACCGATATAAATCGGGTGCTGGATATGCCGGTTCAAGAAAAGATGGAAACAGGCTGGGTAAACCGGAATCTGATAAAGGAGCAATTCAACTTCACCCGTACTACAGATATGTTGATGAACGTCTATGCCAACATTCTAAAAAACCGTTATGCCTCCTATGAGGTGGAATGA
- a CDS encoding glycosyltransferase: protein MMSLARIDQLVSIVIPCFNAESYIEDCLDHLYEQTYPNIEIIIVDDASTDRSADRTQLWQARRRFPRFTLLQLPRNVGFSGSLTTGLFMARGEYIANHDADDYSHPERISKQVEFLINHPQISVVGTNYMAFEDSDILKQTPSNWLSYGEDIPKRYALGDHCVSHPTLLFRGSVFDSLGGLTRNMNGAEDYEFIAKCVSHGIRVDNLRETLYYYRSHPAQRSREFY, encoded by the coding sequence ATGATGTCGCTTGCTCGAATTGATCAGCTTGTAAGCATCGTGATCCCGTGCTTTAATGCAGAATCCTACATTGAGGATTGCCTGGATCATTTATACGAGCAAACCTACCCGAACATAGAAATCATTATTGTGGATGATGCATCGACGGACCGGTCTGCCGACCGTACCCAGCTTTGGCAGGCCCGCCGGCGATTCCCCCGCTTCACCCTGCTTCAGCTGCCCCGAAATGTAGGATTCTCCGGTTCACTGACAACTGGGCTGTTTATGGCGCGCGGAGAATATATCGCCAATCATGATGCGGATGACTACTCCCACCCGGAAAGGATAAGCAAGCAGGTCGAGTTTCTGATAAACCATCCGCAGATCAGTGTGGTCGGCACGAACTATATGGCTTTTGAAGATAGCGACATTCTCAAACAAACCCCATCGAATTGGCTCAGTTACGGTGAGGATATCCCGAAGAGGTATGCGCTCGGAGATCATTGCGTCTCTCATCCGACCCTTTTGTTTCGAGGCAGTGTATTCGATAGTCTGGGAGGGCTAACCCGAAACATGAATGGAGCCGAAGACTATGAGTTTATCGCCAAGTGCGTTTCTCACGGCATCCGGGTCGACAACCTGCGGGAGACCCTGTATTATTACCGCTCTCATCCGGCCCAGCGTTCACGGGAATTTTATTAG
- a CDS encoding HipA family kinase, giving the protein MSILAVRYIRPIDDGWTLPHLFKCEDGQTYVVKFINNRSGSGILANELIAYRLGKRLGLPIAPYRIIQITKDLVNMFPALKSMDIPTGLHLGSLYFEQGTTLLGEVNLALCQNLHQAAGMMVFDHWINNWDRHVAESNLLYLPDQRKILMIDHSDAFFGPYWDIEEFMDDSDRMDVFWGPLYERFVPYIDSPNPFGRYIRLVEKIGEEAVVQAVKGLPKQWSISSEDASSLVDFLMGRRYLVREALEELRDNFPIWRQEGED; this is encoded by the coding sequence ATGAGCATATTGGCTGTTAGGTACATTAGACCAATAGATGATGGATGGACGCTCCCGCATCTGTTCAAATGCGAGGACGGTCAAACCTATGTTGTCAAATTCATTAACAATCGTTCCGGTTCTGGTATATTGGCCAACGAGCTGATTGCTTATCGTCTGGGAAAACGGCTTGGCTTGCCGATTGCACCCTACCGCATTATTCAGATAACAAAGGATCTTGTAAATATGTTCCCTGCTCTGAAAAGCATGGATATCCCTACAGGACTGCACCTTGGCAGTTTATATTTCGAACAGGGGACGACCTTGCTGGGGGAGGTCAATCTGGCATTATGCCAAAATCTGCATCAGGCGGCCGGGATGATGGTATTTGATCATTGGATCAATAACTGGGACCGGCATGTCGCCGAATCGAATCTATTATATTTGCCGGACCAGCGCAAGATTCTTATGATAGACCACTCGGATGCTTTTTTCGGCCCGTATTGGGATATAGAAGAATTCATGGATGACAGCGATAGAATGGATGTGTTCTGGGGCCCATTATATGAGAGGTTTGTTCCCTATATCGACAGCCCGAACCCGTTTGGCCGTTATATCCGGTTAGTCGAAAAGATTGGCGAGGAAGCGGTTGTTCAAGCGGTGAAGGGGCTTCCTAAACAGTGGAGTATTTCCAGTGAAGATGCATCTTCGTTAGTTGATTTTTTAATGGGCAGGAGGTACCTCGTTCGGGAGGCTTTGGAGGAATTAAGGGACAACTTTCCGATTTGGAGGCAGGAAGGCGAGGATTAA
- a CDS encoding transposase produces MSEPRKQYNEEFKKQTVKYLQEQTKSVEDIALELNIPVKTLYAWKAKYREFKNEPIASLDRVRELEQLLKEKERELHESQQRAADAEEELAIVKKAVHIFSKPKN; encoded by the coding sequence ATGAGTGAACCACGGAAACAGTATAACGAAGAGTTCAAGAAACAAACGGTAAAGTACCTGCAGGAGCAAACGAAGTCGGTAGAGGACATCGCTCTGGAGCTGAATATTCCTGTGAAGACCCTGTATGCCTGGAAGGCGAAATACCGCGAGTTTAAGAACGAGCCTATCGCCAGCCTGGATCGAGTCCGCGAACTGGAGCAGCTGCTGAAAGAAAAAGAACGTGAACTTCACGAAAGCCAGCAACGTGCTGCCGATGCGGAGGAGGAACTGGCCATCGTAAAAAAAGCAGTGCACATCTTCAGCAAACCAAAGAACTGA
- a CDS encoding IS3 family transposase gives MEDHRSEFPLEKMCKALGVSRSGYYTWRSRKPSERVRRKVRLLKRITYHFNDSQQRYGAPKIAHLLRQEGETVTERTVGLYMQELGFRACVSRTFKVQTTDSNHDLPIAPNLLNQQFHVEKPNKVWVADITYIPCREGRLYLASVLDLCTREIVGWRLSDRMNTDLVLGALKDAHLAKRPKKGLIHHSDRGSQYASEDYRKQLKTYRMITSMSRKGNCYDNACMESFHSILKKELIYCKRFRTKQQAYDEIYRYIEFFYNRKRIHGALGYLSPIRFAARFNKRKAS, from the coding sequence GTGGAAGATCATCGCTCCGAGTTCCCTTTGGAGAAGATGTGCAAAGCACTAGGTGTCTCCCGGAGCGGCTACTACACCTGGCGCAGCCGAAAACCCAGCGAGCGAGTGCGGCGCAAGGTGCGGCTGTTAAAGCGGATCACGTATCATTTCAACGATTCACAGCAGCGTTATGGTGCGCCCAAGATTGCACATCTTTTGCGCCAGGAAGGCGAAACCGTCACCGAACGTACCGTCGGCCTATACATGCAAGAACTCGGATTCCGTGCCTGTGTCAGCCGTACCTTCAAGGTTCAAACCACCGACTCCAATCATGATTTGCCGATCGCTCCAAACCTCCTGAACCAGCAGTTTCACGTGGAGAAACCCAATAAAGTATGGGTAGCCGACATTACGTATATTCCATGCCGGGAAGGCCGCCTGTATCTAGCCAGTGTGCTGGACTTATGCACCCGTGAGATCGTAGGCTGGCGTCTGAGCGACCGGATGAACACCGATCTCGTCCTGGGCGCCCTAAAGGATGCCCACCTTGCCAAGAGACCTAAAAAAGGACTGATCCACCATTCGGATCGAGGAAGCCAGTACGCGTCCGAAGATTACCGAAAACAGCTCAAGACTTACCGTATGATCACCAGCATGAGCCGCAAAGGAAACTGCTACGATAATGCTTGCATGGAATCTTTCCATAGCATCCTGAAAAAGGAGCTCATTTACTGCAAGCGATTTAGAACGAAACAGCAGGCCTACGATGAGATCTACCGATACATTGAGTTTTTTTATAACCGCAAACGAATCCATGGTGCACTAGGGTACCTGTCACCGATTCGCTTTGCTGCTCGGTTCAATAAGAGAAAAGCAAGCTAA